The Oncorhynchus keta strain PuntledgeMale-10-30-2019 chromosome 17, Oket_V2, whole genome shotgun sequence genome has a window encoding:
- the plscr3a gene encoding phospholipid scramblase 1 isoform X1 yields MENNFRSTGVPPGLEYLTQIDQILIHQKMELLEAITSFETKNRYVIRNSLGQEIYTAKEDSDCCTRNCCGPNRMFEMKIKDHSGQEVMHLVKPFRCTSCFWPCCLQEMEVQSPPSTTIGYVVQNWHPFKPKLSILGAAKETLLTIEGPFCACSCCGDVDFEVMGKDSDQPIGRISKQWSGLIKEAFTDSDNFGIQFPMDLDVKMKAVLMGACILIDFMFFESSGDGDQRCSVFG; encoded by the exons ATGGAAAATAACTTTCGATCAACAGGAGTGCCCCCTGGCCTGGAGTACCTAACACAG ATCGATCAAATCTTGATCCATCAGAAAATGGAACTGCTGGAGG CCATCACTTCCTTTGAGACTAAAAACCGGTACGTAATCAGGAACAGTTTGGGACAGGAAATCTACACGGCCAAGGAGGATAGTGACTGCTGCACCCGGAACTGCTGCGGTCCCAACCGCATGTTTGAGATGAAGATCAAAGACCACAGTGGCCAGGAGGTCATGCACCTGGTCAAGCCCTTCCGCTGCACCTCCTGCTTCTGGCCCTGCTGCCTGCAAGAG ATGGAGGTCCAATCCCCTCCTAGCACCACTATAGGTTATGTGGTTCAAAACTGGCATCCCTTCAAGCCAAAGCTGTCCATCCTAGGAGCTGCCAAAGAGACTCTCCTGACGATTGAAGGTCCTTTCTGTGCCTGTAGCTGCTGTGGAGATGTTGATTTTGAG GTGATGGGTAAGGACAGCGACCAGCCCATTGGGAGAATAAGTAAGCAGTGGAGTGGGTTGATAAAGGAGGCCTTCACTGACTCAGACAACTTTGGGATCCAGTTCCCCATGGACCTGGATGTCAAGATGAAGGCTGTGCTGATGGGGGCCTGCATCCTTATT GATTTCATGTTCTTTGAAAGCAGTGGTGACGGTGATCAACGGTGTTCTGTATTTGGATAA
- the plscr3a gene encoding phospholipid scramblase 1 isoform X2 yields MELLEAITSFETKNRYVIRNSLGQEIYTAKEDSDCCTRNCCGPNRMFEMKIKDHSGQEVMHLVKPFRCTSCFWPCCLQEMEVQSPPSTTIGYVVQNWHPFKPKLSILGAAKETLLTIEGPFCACSCCGDVDFEVMGKDSDQPIGRISKQWSGLIKEAFTDSDNFGIQFPMDLDVKMKAVLMGACILIDFMFFESSGDGDQRCSVFG; encoded by the exons ATGGAACTGCTGGAGG CCATCACTTCCTTTGAGACTAAAAACCGGTACGTAATCAGGAACAGTTTGGGACAGGAAATCTACACGGCCAAGGAGGATAGTGACTGCTGCACCCGGAACTGCTGCGGTCCCAACCGCATGTTTGAGATGAAGATCAAAGACCACAGTGGCCAGGAGGTCATGCACCTGGTCAAGCCCTTCCGCTGCACCTCCTGCTTCTGGCCCTGCTGCCTGCAAGAG ATGGAGGTCCAATCCCCTCCTAGCACCACTATAGGTTATGTGGTTCAAAACTGGCATCCCTTCAAGCCAAAGCTGTCCATCCTAGGAGCTGCCAAAGAGACTCTCCTGACGATTGAAGGTCCTTTCTGTGCCTGTAGCTGCTGTGGAGATGTTGATTTTGAG GTGATGGGTAAGGACAGCGACCAGCCCATTGGGAGAATAAGTAAGCAGTGGAGTGGGTTGATAAAGGAGGCCTTCACTGACTCAGACAACTTTGGGATCCAGTTCCCCATGGACCTGGATGTCAAGATGAAGGCTGTGCTGATGGGGGCCTGCATCCTTATT GATTTCATGTTCTTTGAAAGCAGTGGTGACGGTGATCAACGGTGTTCTGTATTTGGATAA